One part of the Chryseobacterium mulctrae genome encodes these proteins:
- a CDS encoding response regulator, with product MFKKILISEDHESINFSVQKTLEDLNFDNFEYVYYCDDALAKAQKAIREKKPYDLLITDLYYEEDHHPQKLKDGRELISAIRQEQPDLKIIVFSAEHKSGIIDSLFNDYGINGYVRKARHDSKELKKAITSVYNNENYLSLDLKQEVKKLNNYEFTTYDITLVSLLSQGVLQKNIPVFLQNNNIKPNSLSSIEKKLNTLKEELGISNNEQLVAFCKDLGII from the coding sequence ATGTTTAAAAAAATTCTAATTTCCGAAGACCACGAAAGCATCAATTTTTCAGTACAGAAAACTTTAGAAGACCTCAATTTTGATAATTTTGAGTATGTCTATTATTGTGATGACGCATTGGCAAAGGCACAAAAAGCCATTCGTGAAAAAAAACCTTATGATTTACTCATCACCGATCTTTATTATGAAGAAGATCATCATCCCCAAAAACTAAAAGACGGCCGTGAATTGATTTCGGCAATACGACAAGAGCAGCCTGATTTAAAAATTATTGTATTTTCTGCTGAACACAAATCCGGAATAATCGATTCTCTTTTTAATGATTACGGAATAAACGGTTATGTACGAAAAGCAAGACACGATTCTAAAGAATTGAAAAAAGCAATTACATCAGTTTATAACAATGAAAATTATCTTTCACTTGATCTTAAACAGGAGGTAAAAAAACTGAATAATTATGAGTTCACAACGTATGATATTACCTTAGTTTCTTTACTTTCTCAAGGTGTTTTACAAAAAAATATTCCGGTATTTCTACAAAACAACAATATAAAACCCAACAGTTTGAGCAGTATTGAAAAAAAACTCAATACCTTGAAAGAAGAGTTGGGAATAAGCAACAACGAGCAATTGGTTGCCTTCTGCAAAGACTTAGGAATTATATAA